In Xenorhabdus griffiniae, the genomic window CTATACCGCCCGCAATCAACAACAAGCAAAAACCGCAGTTCGTATCGACAATCTGGCGGAATATACCCGACTATTTGGCGACCATCATTTGATGGCATTAGCAGTCAGGCACTATTTCGATAATGGCGGGCAACAGGCTTTTGTTTTGCCGCTGCCAGGAAATATGCCTTCAGTAAACATGCCCCAAGCAGAAGCCGAAGCCCTGATGGCAGCATTAAGTTCAGACGCGGTGCAAGAAGCTATTGGTGGGGAAACGCAGATTACCCTGATTTTGGCACCGGATATCGCCAGACTGAATGACAATGTGACTGATGAGCAACACACTCTGGTGAATTTATGGTCTCAGGGTTGGAGTACCCTGCTGAAACTGAGCCAAATCCGCTCTAATCTCTTTGTACTGTTGGATGCGCCGGATGAAGTTGAACAGGCTCACCAATGTCTGAAAGATCTCTCGTCAGAGTATCGCCAATGGGGAGCGGCCTATTGGCCCCGTCTGGAAACCACTTATCAGGATATGTCCAGCTCCAAAAATATGGTGCTCTCCCCCACCACCGCTATCGCAGCACTTATCCAACACACGGATAACGAAGTTGGTGTATGGAAAGCGCCAGCCAATATTGCCCTGGCTCAGGTTATCCGGCCGGTTAAGTCGTATCTTCAAGGGAGTACACTGTTTAACACCAATGGCACTTCTCTTAATGTGATCCGCACGTTCCCCGGCAAAGGCATACGCGTATGGGGATGCCGCACGCTGGAAAATACGGATAACACGCAGTGGCGTTACCTGCAAACGCGACGCTTGGTTTCTTATGTCACCGTGCATTTGGCGCAATTAGCCCGTATGTACATCTTTGAGCCTAATAACGAACTGACGTGGATGAAATGCAAAGGGCAAAGTTACAACTGGTTACGGCAACTGTGGTTACAAGGTGGCTTGTACGGCTCACGGGAAGATGAGGCATTTACTGTGCTGTTAGGCGTAAATGAAACGATGACCGCAGAAGATATCCGTGCCGGAAAAATGATCATGAAAGTCGCTTTAGCCGTATTGTCTCCCGCTGAATTTATCGAAATCAGTTTGGTATTTGATACCCAAACGGGCGCGCTTTTATCTTAAAAAGGAAAGAGCACAATGAACGATTATTACACTCCCGTGGTATCCCACCGTTTTATGGCGAGTTTTATTTTTAATGGCATTCCTGATCCACTGGATATCCGTTTTCAACGTATTTCCGGCCTGAGCCGGGAACTTCAGGTCACCCAGCACAGCCAAGGCGGTGAAAACGCCCGCAATAACTATCTGGCTGAAAAGATCCAACACGGCACATTAGCGCTGGAGCGCGGTGTGATGACAGTTTCTCCTTTGACCTGGATGTTTGACCGGGTATTGCGTGGAGAAAATATCGCCTATGCGGATGTGGTGATTATGCTGTTAAACGAAAATTCGCTGCCTTTGTCCAGTTGGACGTTGAGCAACGCCTTACCGGTACGCTGGCAGACCAGCGATTTTGACGCGAACAGTAATGCCATTCTGGTGAATACCCTTGAACTACGCTATCAGGATATGTGCTGGCTGGGAGTCAAAATATGACCGTCGAAATCAGAGAATTAATTATTCAGGCAAAAGTGGTTCCCTCAACACCAATACTACCAACACAAGCAACTGGCTCAACCCAACAAAGCCATTCTTTGATTCAGGAAAGTCTGGATGAGGCAGCTTTAGTTGAAAAAATTAAACGCGAAGTGCTGGCTGCATTACGCGATGAGGAAGGGTGGCGCCCATGAGTTTAATTGAACGTGGTTTAGCGAAGCTGACGATTAATGCTTATAAAGACAGGGAAGGAAAAATACGGGCAGGCACCATTCAAGCCATGTATAACCCTGATTCCCTGCAACTAGATTACCAAACGGATTACCAACAATCCCAGGCAATTAATAGTGAAAAGCAGAGCAGTATTTATGTACAAGCCAAGCCTGCCGGGTTATCCCTTGAACTGATTTTTGACGCCACAATGCCGGGCAACAAAACCTCTGTTGAAGCTCAGTTAATGCAACTCAAACAGTTGTGCAGCGTGGATGCCACCAGTAATGAAACGCGCTTCCTGCAAATCAAATGGGGAAAAATGCGTTGGGAAAACCGCGGCTATTTTGCCGGCAGGGCAAAAGGTTTGTCCGTGAATTACACCTTGTTTGATCGTGATGCCACGCCTTTGCGGGCGCGGGTCATCCTGACATTGGTGGCGGATGAAAGTCTGGTCTTACAGGAGACAGAGCAAAACCTGAAATCACCGGCGAAAATTGCCTTACGGGTACAGGATGGTGTTTCGCTGGCCCTGATGGCGACAAGCACAGCATCAACGCTGTCTGGTGGTGTTGATTACCTGACACTGGCCTGGCAAAACGGTCTGGATAATCTTAACGGATTTGTACCGGGTGAGATATTGCAGGCCACCAGAGGAGATGCCTGATGAGCCATCAACTGAAAATCATTGCCGATGGCAAGGAACTGTCTTTGCTGGCCGCCGTTGATGTCGATACTTACTACCGCGTTAACAGCATCCCTTCCGCAACGCTGAAACTCAGCTTGCCGGACAGGCCACTTTCCTCTTTCAGCCAGCCGGATGTACAGGCTGAACTGGCCCATTGTCAGACAGGGAAAACCCTGCGTCTGGAATTGACTGACAGCGGCAGAAAATCAATGCTGTTTAATGGCTTGATCACCCGTAATTCATTGAAGATCAAAAACAAGCAATTATTGCTTACCTTGGTCGTCCGGCATCAATTGCAACTGATGGTAGATACTCAGCACTCACAACTGTTTAAAGCCAGTAACGAAAAAACTATTTTGAATACCTTGTTGAATCAGGCGGGTATCAAGGCTCATTTTGAGCGGATAGACGCGCTGGATCAAAAACATGAACAGATGGTGCAATTTCGCTGTTCAGACTGGCGTTTTCTGTTGTGCCGGCTATCGGCAACCGGCGTATGGCTGTTACCCACAACAGAAGGCGTTCGGCTTGTCCAGCCTAACACCCTGAAATCTAAGCCAATCCATATCCTGAAAAGCCGGGGAGATGAGAAAAAAGATATCGTCGTCAAAGATGCAAGCTGGCAGTTTGACAATCATCTTAACCCCGCTTCACTGGAAGTCAGTG contains:
- a CDS encoding phage tail sheath family protein, with the protein product MKRIQPGVTLTESITTTGQQEIPSAVPVFIGYTARNQQQAKTAVRIDNLAEYTRLFGDHHLMALAVRHYFDNGGQQAFVLPLPGNMPSVNMPQAEAEALMAALSSDAVQEAIGGETQITLILAPDIARLNDNVTDEQHTLVNLWSQGWSTLLKLSQIRSNLFVLLDAPDEVEQAHQCLKDLSSEYRQWGAAYWPRLETTYQDMSSSKNMVLSPTTAIAALIQHTDNEVGVWKAPANIALAQVIRPVKSYLQGSTLFNTNGTSLNVIRTFPGKGIRVWGCRTLENTDNTQWRYLQTRRLVSYVTVHLAQLARMYIFEPNNELTWMKCKGQSYNWLRQLWLQGGLYGSREDEAFTVLLGVNETMTAEDIRAGKMIMKVALAVLSPAEFIEISLVFDTQTGALLS
- a CDS encoding phage tail protein gives rise to the protein MNDYYTPVVSHRFMASFIFNGIPDPLDIRFQRISGLSRELQVTQHSQGGENARNNYLAEKIQHGTLALERGVMTVSPLTWMFDRVLRGENIAYADVVIMLLNENSLPLSSWTLSNALPVRWQTSDFDANSNAILVNTLELRYQDMCWLGVKI
- a CDS encoding DUF5908 family protein gives rise to the protein MTVEIRELIIQAKVVPSTPILPTQATGSTQQSHSLIQESLDEAALVEKIKREVLAALRDEEGWRP